A single region of the Ascaphus truei isolate aAscTru1 chromosome 6, aAscTru1.hap1, whole genome shotgun sequence genome encodes:
- the LOC142496894 gene encoding connector enhancer of kinase suppressor of ras 1-like, with product MQTVQPQTKNVSGAESPTSRKEREATGGGQSPGASNAQPEGDSLESLISCLKQGGVSLIGKKTPLTHDEYRKSFIRRNNNPDINRRAHTLRTLHSTLKAKLSELQALNQILENPNINSAIFQRWKAEHGQLYGSPGQERRGREESVGKEEKGGESATSD from the exons ATGCAGACTGTGCAGCCGCAAACCAAGAATGTGTCAGGGGCCGAATCCCCAACATCTCGAAAAGAGAGGGAGGCAACAGGAGGAGGACAGTCCCCTGGAGCCAGCAATGCCCAGCCTGAGG GTGACAGTCTGGAGTCCCTGATCTCCTGTCTGAAGCAAGGGGGGGTCTCTCTCATCGGGAAGAAGACACCGCTGACGCATGATGAATATCGCAAGTCCTTCATACGGAGAAATAATAACCCGGACATAAACCGCCGGGCGCACACCCTGCGCACTCTGCACAGCACCCTCAAG gCGAAGCTCTCCGAACTTCAGGCTCTGAATCAAATCCTGGAGAATCCGAACATCAACTCGGCCATATTCCAGAGGTGGAAAGCGGAGCACGGGCAGCTGTACGGGAGCCCggggcaggagaggagagggagagaggagagtgtggggaaggaggagaaagggggggagagtgccacAAGTGATTAA